The genomic segment TACGACGGCTGGACGCTGGCCGGTGATACGGCCGGACTTATTCGCGCGCTTGGGCATTCGTCGGCGACGCTCGTCGGCCACGCCGACGGCGGGCTGTGCTGCTGGACCACCGCGCTGCTGCACGCGCGGCTGGTGCGCGCCATCGCGCTGGTCAGCTCGCCACACCCGGCCGCGCTGCGTCGATCGGCGTTGACGCGCCGCGACCAGAGCTCCGCACTGCTGCCGACCCTGCTGCGCTATCAGCTGCCGCTATGGCCCGAGCGGCTGCTGACCCGCGACAACGGCGCCGAGATCGAACGTCTGGTCAAGAGCCGTAGCTCCGCCAAATGGGTTGCCTCCGAGGACTTTTCGCAGACAATCGGCTATCTGCGCACGGCGATCCAGATTCCCGGTGCGGCGCACTGCGCCCTGGAATACCAGCGCTGGGCGGTGCGCAGCCAGCTGCGCGGGGAAGGCCGGCGATTCATGAAGTCGATGTCGCGCCAGCTCGGGGTGCCGCTGCTACATCTGCGCGGTGATGCCGACCCCTACGTGCTGGCCGATCCGGTGGACCACAGTCAGCGCTATGTGACGCAGGGCCGCTACGTATCCGTCACCGGCGCAGGGCATTACAGCCATGAAGAGATGCCCGAGGAAATCAACAGACACCTGATGAGGTTTTTCGAGCAGGTGCACTGAGAGCGAATCAACTGACGCAGGTCCCGGTGCCCACCTGTTGGGTGTCACCGATCTTGGCCATCTGGCCGGCCACCTCACCTGCGGTCAACACGAACCCGGTGTCGGGATCGTCGACGGCCGCGCCGAACACCACGCCCAGCACGTGACCGCTGAGATCGATCAGCGGACCACCCGAATTGCCTTGCTCCACATTGGCTCTGATGGTGTAGACGTCGCGCGTGACCGGCTGCGGGTCGCGATAGATGTCGGGGCCGCTGAGTTTGATGGCTTCGCGAATCCTGGCCGGGGTCGCGGTGAAGTTGCCGCCGCCGGGGTAGCCCAGCACCACCACGTTGGTGCCGGTCTTCGCCTCGGTTTCACTGAAAGCCAGTGGCGGTGGCGGCAGGTTCGGAATGGCAAGAATGGCAATGTCGACCGAGGGGTCGTAGGAAACGACGGTGGCGTCCAACGGATTACCGCTGGCGTAGATCTGGACGCTGCTGGACCCGGCCACCACGTGCGCATTGGTCATCACCCGATCGGGAGCGATGACAAATCCCGTGCCCTCCAACACTTTCTGGCAGCTGGGCGCCAGGCTGCGTACCTTGACCACGCTGGGCGCGGCGGCGGTGACCACCGGATTGGTGGCCAGTGCCGGATCCGGTGATTCGACCGGAATCACCGGCGTGCGGCTGAATGGCTCGAGCACCGCCGGCAGCCCCGAGGTGTTCAACAGCGCCGAAAGGCGTTTGGGCACAGTCTTCAACCACGCGGGTGCGATGTTGTTGACCTCGGCGAGTACCCGCGAACCGCGGACCGCGGCTGCCAGCTCGGGCTGGTCTTTCGACTGCGTCAGCGGCGTCGCCAGCAGCCACGCGGCGGTGAGCACGACGACGAGCTGCACGCCCACCCCGATGACCGAGTCGACGGTTCTAACGGTGCGGCTGCGGATTGCGCCGCGCACCGCCCGTCCCAGCACCACGCCGGCGACCTCACCGACGACGACCAGCGCGAGAATCAGGAACAGCGCGCCGAACAGCTTGGCGCGCGGTGCGGCGATGTGGCTGACGATGTGGGGCGCCAGCAGCACCCCGGCGATCGCGCCGAGCAGCACACCGATAAACGAGAAGAGCGAACCGACCGCGCCCGATCGCCAGCCCGAGATGGCCGCGATGAAAGCGACGGCGAGCACCGCGATATCCAGCCACTGCGACGGGGTCATCGAATTCATCGCGCGCCGCCCTGCTGGCCGACCAGCACCATCGCGTCGTCGAGTTCACGGACGTCGTTAGTGTCCCACGGCTTTGCCCAGCCGGCGACGTCGAGAACGGCAGAGATCACCTGGCCAGTGAATCCCCACACCAGCATTTGGTTCAGCAGAAACGCCGGACCGGCCCAGCGATTGCCCAGGTCGCCGCGGTAGACCATCAGCCGGTTGTCCGGATTGATGAACGCGCGCACCGGAACCCGCGACACGATCGCCGTCTCGCCCTCGTTAACCACCGCGACCGGTCCGGGGTCCGGCGAGTAGGCCAGCACCGGAACGACGTGAAACTGCGACGGCGCGATGAACGTCTTCTCCATCGTGATCAGGGGGTGCAGCCGGGTGACGTCAATCCCGGTCTCCTCGTGCGCTTCTCGCAGAGCGGTGGCAACCGGCCCGCGATCGCCGGGGTCGGCCGCGCCGCCGGGAAACGCCGCCTGGCCCGCATGGTGTCGCAGCGAGGACGCGCGCACCGTGAGCAATAGGTCGGCGTCGTCGGGCAGGCCGTCGTTACCCGGCCCGGACTCGGGACCCGAAAACAGCACCAGCACAGCGGCCTCGCGGTCGTCGTTCGCGGATGCCGCCCGGGCCGCGGTCACCATCGCCAACACGTCGGGAGGCAACCGGCGCCGGTAAGCCTCCGGGATCTGGCCCACGTTGTCGACCAGCGGCCGCAACCAGGACGGGCAGACGTCGGGCGTGAGGGGAACCGTCCCCTGCGCGCGGGCGGCACCCCCACCACTCACCGGCGCCTCCTTGTCGGGTCCACCTGCCCAGCCATTTTCGGACCGGCGAACTCGGTCATCCGTTGTTTGCGACCGCGGCCTCGATCTCGTCGGCACTCGCGAAATCGCGCAGCAGCGTCTGCGCAACGCTACCGTCCGGTCTAAGCACCACCGTCGCGGGCACCACATTTGCGACCTGGAGTGCCGCGGCAATCAGCCGCCGCCCATCCTGCAAGGTCGGGAGCCGAACGCCCAGTTCGGCGAGCCGCAACAATGCGGCAGTCTCGTTCTCGTCCTGATGCACGGTCACCACGATGACGTCGGAGGAGACCCGGCGCTGATATTCGGCCATCGCGGGCAGTTCGGCCGCGCACGGCGCGCACCAATACGCCCATAAATTGAGGACCACCCGGCGGCCGGCCAGCGCACGAGCGACGTCGACGCTGGATCCGTCGGCAGCGCATTCGACCACCACACCGCGCAGGACGGCGGGGCCGGTGCCGTTGCCCGGCGCGGGGCACGGTGGCAGGTTTGCTCGCGCCCGGGGGCCGGCCAGCGCCGCCGGTGTGTCGGCGTCGCGGTGCTCTCGATTCGCCGACGGCACGGTCGTCGCGTTGGGCGCGGATTCGTCGCGCAGTTGCGCGACGAACGCGGCCACCAGCGCCACCACCACCGCCAAGATCGCGATGGTCCAGCGAGCTCTCGGGTACAACGTCCCGGCCGTGTTACAGCCCGACCAGACTGAGCAGGTGTTCGGCCTCGGGGCCCTGCACCAGCGGCGCGGCCAGCGCCGGCTCGGTGGGGCCCAGCCCGAACGAAGGGCAGTCCTTGGCGAGTACGCAGGCTCCGCAAGCCGGCTTGCGCGCGTGGCACACCCGGCGGCCGTGGAAGATCACGCGGTGGCTGAGCAGGGTCCATTCCTTGCGTTCGACCAGTTCGCCGACGGCGTGCTCGATTTTGACCGGGTCCTTTTCCTCGGTCCAGCGCCATCTGGCCACCAGCCGCTGAAAGTGGGTGTCGACGGTGATGCCGGGAATGTCGAAGGCGTTCCCCAAGACGACATTGGCGGTTTTGCGCCCGACCCCCGGCAGTGTCACCAACTCGTCCATCGTCGACGGCACCTCGCCGTCGAACTTCTCGACCAGGGCCTGCCCCAACCCGATCAGTGAGCTCGCCTTGTTGCGGAAGAAGCCAGTGGGACGGATGAGGTTTTCCAGCTCGTCGCGATCGGCTTTCGCATAATCCAGGGCCGACTTATATCTGGCGAACAATGCGGGCGTCGTCAGGTTCACCCGTTTGTCGGTGCTCTGCGCCGAAAGAATAGTGGCCACCACCAGTTCCAGCGGCGATCTGAAATCCAGCTCGCAATGCGCGTCCGGAAATGCTTGTGCCAGTGTGCGATTCATCCTGCGCGCGCGACGCACCAAACCGGCCCGAGTTTCTGAAGCCCAACGCCGGGCAAGGGCGGAATCGGGCTTGAAATCAGGCTTGGAATCAGGCTTGGAATCAGGCTTAGCCGCGGTGGTTTTCGAACGCCCGGACGGCCCTGCCACTGTCACCTACGACAGAGTACTGATTTCGTAATCTCACTGAGACCTTGGCCATGTTTACTCTCCTTGTGTCATGGTTGCTGGTGGCGTGCGTGCCCGGGCTGCTGATGCTCGCGGCGCTCGGCCTGGGGCGGCTCGAAAGGGAGCTTGGCCGCGAGTCGATTACGTCGACCGACGTCGACGAGTTTCTCGAACAGGCGCAGGCCATGGATATGCACACGCTGGCCCGGGAAGGGATGCCCGAAGCGCTGGAATACCTGCATCGACGCCAGGCCCAGCAACTTGCGCTGTCCCCGCCGCCCACCGGTCGCCATCGCGCCGAATCACTGCTGGCAACCGCATTCACCGATCCCCCCGCACGCGCTTTGCCGATGCGAATACACGCGCATTCAGGCGGAAATCCGCAATATGAGGCGACTAGACACGTCAATCGTGTGTAGCGTTGGCACGTTGGCCTACCTCTAGACTCGTAACCCGGGCTAGGTAGGTATCCATATCACTTCGTTGGAAAGCTGAAGAGGCAACGTGGACGAGATCCTGGCAAGGGCAGGAATCTTCCAAGGGGTTGAACCCGGCGCAGTCGCCGCACTGACCAAGCAATTACAACCCGTCGACTTCCCGCGTGGACACACCGTTTTCGCGGAAGGGGAACCAGGCGATCGGCTGTACATCATCGTCTCGGGGAAGGTCAAGATCGGTCGCCGATCACCCGATGGCCGGGAGAATCTGCTGACGATCATGGGCCCGTCGGACATGTTCGGCGAACTGTCGATCTTCGACCCGGGCCCCCGGACGTCGAGCGCCACGACGATCACCGAGGTGCGCGCGGTCTCGATGGACCGCGATGCGCTGCGCGCGTGGATCGCCGATCGGCCCGAAATCGCCGAGCAATTGCTACGGGTTCTCGCCCGACGGCTGCGTCGCACTAACAACAACCTGGCCGACCTCATCTTCACCGACGTGCCCGGCCGGGTGGCCAAGCAGCTGCTGCAGCTCGCCCAGCGTTTCGGCACCCAGGAGGGTGGGGCAATGCGGGTCACCCACGACCTGACCCAAGAGGAGATCGCCCAGCTGGTGGGCGCTTCCCGGGAGACGGTCAACAAGGCCCTCGCCGATTTCGCCCACCGCGGGTGGATCCGGCTGGAGGGTAAGAGCGTGCTGATCTCGGACTCCGAGAGGCTGGCGCGCCGAGCGAGGTAAGCGCGGGCGCAGCCCGGGCGCGACCGAGCGAGCATCCCACCCCGAGCGAGGTAAGCGCGGGCGCAGCCCGGGCGCGACCGAGCGAGCATCCCACCCCGAGCGAGGTAAGCGCGGGCGCAGCCCGGGCGCGACCGAGCGAGCATCCCACCCCGAGCGAGGTAAGCGCGGGCGCAGCCCGGGCGCGACCGAGGAGTTCACTCTCGGCGCAGATAGTCCAATTGCGCCTGTACGGACCATTCGGCGGCATCCCACAGTTTCTCGTCGACGTCGAGATAGACGTGTTCGACGATCTCGCGGGCGGTCGCTTCGCCGCCGAGGTCGCCCAGCGCCGCGCGCACCTGCTCGAGACGCTCGTGGCGGTGCGTCAGGTACCCGGTGGTGACGGATTCCAAATCAGCCAGGTCGGGGCCGTGGCCGGGCAGCACCGTGCGACGGCCCAGACCGCGCAGTCGCCGCAGTGACTCCAGGTAGTCGGCGAGGCTGCCGTCTTCGCTGTCGATGACGGTGGTGCCGCGGCCGAGCACGCTGTCGGCGGTCAGCACCGCGTCGTCGAGCACGAACGACAGCGAGTCCGCGGTGTGCCCCGGCGTCGCCATCACCTTGATCTTCAGGTTGGCGGCATCGATGACCTCACCGTCGACCAGCTCGCCGCCGAGCCCACGCAGGAATCCGCTGCCCGCCGAGCGCACGGTCGCACCGGTGAGCTCGACCAACTTGTCGATGGCGTCGGTGTGATCGCCGTGTCGGTGGCTGATCAGCACCAGGGCGACGCGCCCCAGCGAGGCGATCCGCGCGATGTGCTCGTTGTCGTCGGGTCCCGGGTCCACGATGACCAGCTCGTCGCTGCGGGGTCCGCGCAACACCCAGGTGTTGGTGCCCTCCAGCGTCAGCAGGCCAGGGTTCTCGGCCAGCAGGACCGAGGCAGTGTCGGTGACCGCCCGCAAACTGCCGTAGGCGGGATGAGTCAGCGGCTCGACTGTCTCGGTCACGGCCGTTAGCCGACCTCCACGATCAGCTCGACTTCGACCGGCGCATCCAGCGGCAGCTCGGACACACCCACCGCCGAACGTGCATGCGCGCCTTGGTCGCCGAACACCTCACCGAGCAGTTCCGAGGCCCCGTTGACGACGCCGGGCTGACCGTTGAAGCCGGGTGCCGAGGCGACGAATCCGACGACCTTGACCACCCGCACCACCGCGTCGATACCCACCAGAGAGTTCACCGCCGCCAGGGCGTTGAGCGCACACAGCCGCGCCATCGCCTTGGCGTCATCGGGATTGACGTCGGTGCCCACCTTGCCGGTGCCCGCCACCTTTCCCGCCACGATCGGCAGCTGGCCCGAGGTGTAGACCAGGTTGCCGGTGCGCACCGCGGGAACATAAGAGGCGAGTGGCGCAACCAAGTCCGGAAGTGTGACACCGAGCTGTTCAAGCCGGGCCGAAGCATTCATCCGCCGGTGTCCTCTTTACTTAGGGCGCTTCAGATAGGCGACGTGTTGCTCACCGGTCGGCCCGGGCAGCACGGCGACCAGCTCCCAACCGTCGGCGCCCCATTGGTCGAGGATCTGTTTGGTGGCGTGCGTCAGCAGCGGAACCGTGGCGTATTCCCATGGGGTCGGTTGGCTCATGACGCGAGCTTATCCGTCGGGCGTGAACCCCACGGGTCAGCCCGGTGGACCGCGATCCGACGTAGCTACCCGATTTGCGGGGGCCGCGAAGGCCTCGGGCTAGCATGCGATGGTGGAAACCACTTCTAGCGGCAACGCTGCCGTCGGCTGGCCGGCGCGACTGTCGAAGGCCCGCCTGCACTTC from the Mycobacterium lentiflavum genome contains:
- a CDS encoding NUDIX hydrolase, which codes for MSGGGAARAQGTVPLTPDVCPSWLRPLVDNVGQIPEAYRRRLPPDVLAMVTAARAASANDDREAAVLVLFSGPESGPGNDGLPDDADLLLTVRASSLRHHAGQAAFPGGAADPGDRGPVATALREAHEETGIDVTRLHPLITMEKTFIAPSQFHVVPVLAYSPDPGPVAVVNEGETAIVSRVPVRAFINPDNRLMVYRGDLGNRWAGPAFLLNQMLVWGFTGQVISAVLDVAGWAKPWDTNDVRELDDAMVLVGQQGGAR
- a CDS encoding TlpA family protein disulfide reductase encodes the protein MYPRARWTIAILAVVVALVAAFVAQLRDESAPNATTVPSANREHRDADTPAALAGPRARANLPPCPAPGNGTGPAVLRGVVVECAADGSSVDVARALAGRRVVLNLWAYWCAPCAAELPAMAEYQRRVSSDVIVVTVHQDENETAALLRLAELGVRLPTLQDGRRLIAAALQVANVVPATVVLRPDGSVAQTLLRDFASADEIEAAVANNG
- a CDS encoding DUF4177 domain-containing protein, coding for MSQPTPWEYATVPLLTHATKQILDQWGADGWELVAVLPGPTGEQHVAYLKRPK
- a CDS encoding alpha/beta fold hydrolase, encoding MAVPDPSMVRIDGPWRHLDVHANGIRFHVVEALPTGPGPPAAAAARPLVMLLHGFGSFWWSWRHQLRGLTDARVVAVDLRGYGGSDKPPRGYDGWTLAGDTAGLIRALGHSSATLVGHADGGLCCWTTALLHARLVRAIALVSSPHPAALRRSALTRRDQSSALLPTLLRYQLPLWPERLLTRDNGAEIERLVKSRSSAKWVASEDFSQTIGYLRTAIQIPGAAHCALEYQRWAVRSQLRGEGRRFMKSMSRQLGVPLLHLRGDADPYVLADPVDHSQRYVTQGRYVSVTGAGHYSHEEMPEEINRHLMRFFEQVH
- the marP gene encoding acid resistance serine protease MarP, with the translated sequence MTPSQWLDIAVLAVAFIAAISGWRSGAVGSLFSFIGVLLGAIAGVLLAPHIVSHIAAPRAKLFGALFLILALVVVGEVAGVVLGRAVRGAIRSRTVRTVDSVIGVGVQLVVVLTAAWLLATPLTQSKDQPELAAAVRGSRVLAEVNNIAPAWLKTVPKRLSALLNTSGLPAVLEPFSRTPVIPVESPDPALATNPVVTAAAPSVVKVRSLAPSCQKVLEGTGFVIAPDRVMTNAHVVAGSSSVQIYASGNPLDATVVSYDPSVDIAILAIPNLPPPPLAFSETEAKTGTNVVVLGYPGGGNFTATPARIREAIKLSGPDIYRDPQPVTRDVYTIRANVEQGNSGGPLIDLSGHVLGVVFGAAVDDPDTGFVLTAGEVAGQMAKIGDTQQVGTGTCVS
- a CDS encoding MBL fold metallo-hydrolase, with translation MTETVEPLTHPAYGSLRAVTDTASVLLAENPGLLTLEGTNTWVLRGPRSDELVIVDPGPDDNEHIARIASLGRVALVLISHRHGDHTDAIDKLVELTGATVRSAGSGFLRGLGGELVDGEVIDAANLKIKVMATPGHTADSLSFVLDDAVLTADSVLGRGTTVIDSEDGSLADYLESLRRLRGLGRRTVLPGHGPDLADLESVTTGYLTHRHERLEQVRAALGDLGGEATAREIVEHVYLDVDEKLWDAAEWSVQAQLDYLRRE
- the nth gene encoding endonuclease III, with translation MNRTLAQAFPDAHCELDFRSPLELVVATILSAQSTDKRVNLTTPALFARYKSALDYAKADRDELENLIRPTGFFRNKASSLIGLGQALVEKFDGEVPSTMDELVTLPGVGRKTANVVLGNAFDIPGITVDTHFQRLVARWRWTEEKDPVKIEHAVGELVERKEWTLLSHRVIFHGRRVCHARKPACGACVLAKDCPSFGLGPTEPALAAPLVQGPEAEHLLSLVGL
- a CDS encoding RidA family protein, which gives rise to MNASARLEQLGVTLPDLVAPLASYVPAVRTGNLVYTSGQLPIVAGKVAGTGKVGTDVNPDDAKAMARLCALNALAAVNSLVGIDAVVRVVKVVGFVASAPGFNGQPGVVNGASELLGEVFGDQGAHARSAVGVSELPLDAPVEVELIVEVG
- the crp gene encoding cAMP-activated global transcriptional regulator CRP, with translation MDEILARAGIFQGVEPGAVAALTKQLQPVDFPRGHTVFAEGEPGDRLYIIVSGKVKIGRRSPDGRENLLTIMGPSDMFGELSIFDPGPRTSSATTITEVRAVSMDRDALRAWIADRPEIAEQLLRVLARRLRRTNNNLADLIFTDVPGRVAKQLLQLAQRFGTQEGGAMRVTHDLTQEEIAQLVGASRETVNKALADFAHRGWIRLEGKSVLISDSERLARRAR